The genomic window TCCTCCTCCCCGCGCTCCTCGGCCCGCGGGCCGGACCTGCGATGCTCGCTCGTCGTCGTCCTCAGCGCCACCACGCTCGGCTCCTCCTCCCCGCGCTCCTCGGCCCGCGGGCCGGACCTGCGATGCTCGCTCGTCGTCGTCCTCACGGTCGTTCACGGGGTGACCACCTCGTCGAAGTGTCGCCCGGCGGCCTCGGCGAGCGCCGGGTAGAGATCCTGGAACAGCGCCACCGCGTCGGCCCGCCGGCGGGGCGGTGGCACCAGTGCCTCGGGCAGTTCGGGGTCGAGCATCGGAAACCGGCGGAACGCGTGCACCAGCCTGGTCCGCACGGCGAACGCGGTGGCGTCGTCCAACCGGACGTTCTGGTACCGCTCGAACTCCGCGACGAACGCGGCGTAGCGCTCGGCCAGTGCCTCCAGGTCCCAGGCGCGGGCCGCGAACACCCGCACGTCCACCGGCGCGGGCGGCCTGCCCACCATCAGCCCGGCATGTGGGCGCACTTCCAGCTCCGCCAGCAGCTCGGCCACCTCCCGCTCCCGGTCGTGCGGCGCCAGCCAGGTGCCGTCGCCGACCGGGCCGAAACCGAGGAAACGCAACCGGCGCACCAGGCGGGCCCTGGCCAGCTTGCGATCCTCCGGAACGCTGTGCCACAGCAGGGTCCACGGTTCGTCCGCGGATCGCCGCCGCCCGAAGGAGAAGATGCGCTCGTCGCCATCGGCGAGGATGGCCAGCGTGCGCCCGGAAGGGGTGTAGTGCACCTGCCTGCCGTCGCGATGACGTTCCAGCAGGTCCCGCTGGGCCATTCTGGTCAGCGCCACTCGCGCCGCACCCGCGGAGAAACCGAGTTCGGCCAGCAACGCCACCAGGCCGCCCGCCCACACCGACCGGTGCCGCCGCGGCCGCAGGTAGCTGCCGAGCAGGGTCATCACCAGCTCCTGTGGCGCCTGCTCGACCATGACCTCACCACGCACACTCCCAACTCTATACACATCACCGGAGTGAGGTGTAATTTGATCCGGGTGAAGGTCGGGATCGGACTACCGAACACGACACCGGGCACCGGCGGCACGCTCCTGCTCGAGTGGGCGCGCCGGGCCGACGCGGGCCCGTTCTCCTCGCTGGCCGTCCTCGACCGGCTGGTCTACGACAGCCTCGATCCCTTCACCGCACTGGCCGCGGCGGCCGCGGTCACCGAGCGGGTCAGGCTGGCGACGATGATCGCGATCGGCCCGCTGCGGGGCGCCGCGTTGCTGGCCAAGCAGGCCGACTCGGTGCACACGATCTCCGGCGGCAGGCTCACCCTCGGCCTGGCCGTGGGCGCCCGGCGGGACGACTACGAGGCGGCGGGCGCCGACCACCGCACCCGTGGCGAGACGCTGTCCGCGCAGCTGGCACACCTGCGCGGCGACGAGCGTGCGATGGAGCTGCTCGTGGGCGGGGCGAGCGGTGCCGCACTGGCCAGGATGGCCCGCTACGCCGACGGGTACGCGCACGGTGGCGGCCCGCCACGGGCGTTCGCCTCGGCCGCGACCAGGGCGAGGGCCGCCTGGCGGGACCACGGCCGTCCGGGCCGGCCGCGCCTGTGGGGGCAGGGCTACTTCGCGCTCGGCGATCCCGAGCGGGGCGGCGACTACCTGCGGGACTACTACGCCTTCACCGGGCCGTTCGCCGAGCGGATCGCCGCCGCGAACCTCACCAGCGCCCGCGCCGTGCGGGACTTCGTGCGCGGCTATCGCGAGGCGGGCTGCGACGAGCTGGTGCTGTTGCCCACCGTGCCCGACCCTGCCGAGGTCGACCGGCTGGCGGAGGCGCTCGCGATATGAGTACCTTCATGCCGAGCCGCGGCCGCCAAGCTAACCGCAGAGCGCGCCCCCGGCCGAAGGCCCCGCTATCGGGGCGGCGGGGCGCATGGCGTCATGGACATGCGCCGGGTGGCGAGCCGCGCCCCGTCGACACGGTCGCGGTCGCGCGCGAGAGCGCGGAGGAGAGATGAAGGTGTCCGTGCTCGGCGCCGGGCCTTCCGG from Amycolatopsis cihanbeyliensis includes these protein-coding regions:
- a CDS encoding PaaX family transcriptional regulator; translation: MVEQAPQELVMTLLGSYLRPRRHRSVWAGGLVALLAELGFSAGAARVALTRMAQRDLLERHRDGRQVHYTPSGRTLAILADGDERIFSFGRRRSADEPWTLLWHSVPEDRKLARARLVRRLRFLGFGPVGDGTWLAPHDREREVAELLAELEVRPHAGLMVGRPPAPVDVRVFAARAWDLEALAERYAAFVAEFERYQNVRLDDATAFAVRTRLVHAFRRFPMLDPELPEALVPPPRRRADAVALFQDLYPALAEAAGRHFDEVVTP
- a CDS encoding LLM class flavin-dependent oxidoreductase, which gives rise to MKVGIGLPNTTPGTGGTLLLEWARRADAGPFSSLAVLDRLVYDSLDPFTALAAAAAVTERVRLATMIAIGPLRGAALLAKQADSVHTISGGRLTLGLAVGARRDDYEAAGADHRTRGETLSAQLAHLRGDERAMELLVGGASGAALARMARYADGYAHGGGPPRAFASAATRARAAWRDHGRPGRPRLWGQGYFALGDPERGGDYLRDYYAFTGPFAERIAAANLTSARAVRDFVRGYREAGCDELVLLPTVPDPAEVDRLAEALAI